From the Penicillium oxalicum strain HP7-1 chromosome V, whole genome shotgun sequence genome, one window contains:
- a CDS encoding Protein RDR1, which yields MNTSLGTPELSKRKRALVACIPCRERKRKCDGRDPCSTCISWGYDCYYLARRRRRSRKSKALTPDALPDHHHSPSQGARSAGDVHALETTDTDRIDLVRRLEANSGAAFVRKLGLKIDPAKAPKLNLFSWNIGARQCASPMSSVSTMPIVEILALEEMKAMAQVYFDKVHLCYGFIDPQVFFERLNLRWSNQNSWDIYDSTLAGVAALGCLFSNRQATIPELHLVRTARHILDMQHLSGPPSIDLLTGWTLRSIYLRMTDTPHATWIASSTLMHLIEAAGLHPEPQSVLPARMQGNTDIQRRIVGIAHHLNVWTSYDLGLSRVSFQNNDLPALPSHKPDDLTIELLRLLPVSLSLDPSKPKNETDLTSALSGLLNGVHAQPPSVMAQCNLVLCILRRLHTQNLNISPDLATEVLGVLKKGLQSARIMVANCSPWHHAANVPFHIICVLLVMDTRPSLAMLPEAMETVKLVATTYDTETMREAYNTACLLVMLHQQRRKDDLAIFSEALIEHQQDDGPLSSTPHIDPSSEEYSWLGALVADLPGLQRVDLDQFLGADIQNPFFFEPAG from the coding sequence ATGAATACGTCTCTCGGTACCCCAGAGCTTTCCAAGCGAAAACGTGCTCTCGTGGCGTGCATTCCATGCAGAGAACGCAAGCGAAAGTGTGATGGACGGGATCCCTGCAGCACTTGTATCTCTTGGGGATATGACTGCTACTACCTGGCTCGTCGTCGGCGCCGGTCACGAAAATCCAAGGCGTTGACTCCAGATGCTCTgcctgatcatcatcactctCCAAGTCAGGGGGCGCGTTCTGCGGGTGATGTGCATGCGTTGGAAACAACTGATACCGATCGAATCGACCTTGTTCGTCGCCTCGAGGCCAATTCTGGGGCCGCGTTTGTCCGAAAGCTAGGCCTTAAAATCGACCCAGCAAAAGCACCTAAACTCAATTTGTTCAGCTGGAACATTGGTGCCCGACAATGTGCATCTCCCATGTCGTCCGTCTCGACAATGCCCATCGTCGAGATCTTGGCACTTGAAGAGATGAAAGCTATGGCTCAGGTCTACTTTGATAAAGTGCATCTTTGCTATGGATTCATTGATCCGCAAGTGTTCTTCGAGCGTCTCAATCTACGATGGTCAAATCAAAACTCATGGGATATCTATGACAGCACGCTTGCCGGTGTGGCGGCTCTAGGGTGCTTATTCTCCAACCGACAGGCGACTATTCCCGAACTACATTTGGTTCGGACTGCCCGTCACATTCTGGATATGCAGCATCTGTCCGGTCCGCCCTCGATTGATCTACTCACAGGGTGGACACTACGTTCGATCTACCTACGCATGACAGACACTCCACACGCGACATGGATTGCGAGTTCCACTTTGATGCACCTGATCGAAGCTGCAGGACTCCACCCAGAGCCTCAATCAGTCTTGCCGGCTCGAATGCAGGGAAATACAGACATCCAGAGGCGGATAGTTGGTATCGCGCATCATCTGAACGTATGGACCTCATATGATCTGGGGTTGTCTCGTGTCTCCTTTCAGAACAATGACTTGCCCGCACTTCCATCCCACAAACCAGACGACTTGACTATTGAACTTCTCCGGCTACTCCCCGTGTCGCTCAGCCTTGATCCAAGCAAACCGAAGAATGAGACAGATCTCACCTCTGCTCTGTCGGGACTGCTGAACGGTGTTCATGCTCAGCCACCGTCGGTCATGGCACAGTGCAATCTGGTGCTTTGCATCCTGCGGCGCCTTCATACTCAAAATCTTAACATCTCACCAGACCTCGCGACAGAGGTCCTTGGCGTTTTGAAGAAAGGATTACAGAGCGCACGAATTATGGTTGCAAACTGCTCCCCATGGCATCACGCCGCAAATGTGCCTTTTCATATCATCTGCGTTCTTCTCGTCATGGACACGCGTCCCTCCCTCGCCATGTTACCTGAGGCGATGGAGACTGTGAAGTTGGTTGCGACCACTTACGATACTGAGACTATGAGAGAAGCTTATAATACCGCTTGCTTGCTCGTGATGCTGCACCAACAACGAAGGAAAGATGACCTGGCGATCTTCAGCGAGGCTTTGATCGAACACCAACAGGACGACGGCCCGCTTAGTTCCACTCCACACATTGACCCTAGCTCAGAGGAGTATTCGTGGCTGGGTGCATTAGTCGCCGACCTACCAGGACTTCAGAGGGTagatcttgatcaattcctGGGAGCAGACATACAGAAtccctttttcttcgaaCCCGCaggttaa